From a region of the Acidicapsa acidisoli genome:
- a CDS encoding RES family NAD+ phosphorylase, producing MSLPLTRVRRHNTHRLIQSKYSPREDSVLALIANNGDHLAHIFDFDNATNDRLLAEHQLLPGISAQELVAEVPYASVVNAAYTHARPEGSRFNGPDRGAWYAAFDVRTSQAEVAFHKSVALAEISRFVDNVTYDDYLADFNSDFHDLRSASEKQDCLDPNSYVASQTLALELLESGSHGILYASVRRPKGICVCCFRPALITNVRKGPTYQFIWDGMPTPTITRL from the coding sequence ATGTCATTACCTCTTACGCGTGTTCGGCGCCACAACACCCATCGTCTTATCCAATCGAAGTACAGCCCAAGAGAAGACAGTGTACTCGCCCTCATTGCGAATAACGGAGATCACTTGGCTCACATTTTCGATTTTGACAATGCCACGAACGACCGGTTGCTGGCAGAGCACCAGCTGCTTCCTGGCATCAGCGCCCAAGAGCTTGTTGCCGAGGTACCATACGCAAGTGTTGTTAACGCGGCCTACACCCATGCACGACCCGAAGGTAGCAGGTTCAATGGCCCGGATCGTGGTGCCTGGTACGCTGCCTTTGACGTCCGCACTTCTCAGGCTGAGGTGGCTTTTCATAAGAGTGTGGCTCTCGCAGAAATTAGCCGGTTCGTCGACAACGTGACCTACGATGACTACCTGGCCGACTTCAATTCCGATTTCCACGATCTGAGGAGTGCTTCTGAGAAACAGGACTGTCTCGATCCGAACAGTTACGTCGCATCGCAAACGCTGGCACTCGAGTTACTGGAGTCTGGATCCCATGGGATCTTGTATGCGAGCGTACGTCGACCCAAGGGAATCTGCGTCTGCTGTTTCCGCCCGGCTCTCATTACGAATGTGCGCAAGGGGCCAACGTACCAATTCATTTGGGACGGGATGCCAACACCGACTATAACAAGACTGTAA
- a CDS encoding MbcA/ParS/Xre antitoxin family protein, translating to MATLAYPVTRYSPPELVDLSSREQRERLSASGLKALFNIADRWKLRAEDVRELLGGVANGSYFEMKKHPESKVLDADQMFRISYVIGIFKALHILHSEQLADEWVKLPNSNRIFGGRTPLEYMTRGGVPAMQIVRRLLDARRGGL from the coding sequence ATGGCCACTCTAGCGTACCCCGTCACCCGGTACTCACCTCCGGAATTAGTCGACTTGAGCTCTAGAGAGCAGCGCGAGAGGCTCAGCGCTTCGGGGCTGAAGGCGCTTTTCAACATCGCGGACCGATGGAAGCTGCGAGCGGAGGATGTTCGCGAGCTCTTGGGCGGAGTTGCGAACGGTTCTTATTTCGAGATGAAGAAGCATCCCGAGAGCAAGGTTCTGGATGCTGATCAGATGTTCCGCATCTCTTACGTGATCGGAATCTTTAAGGCTCTCCACATCCTTCACAGCGAGCAGCTTGCGGACGAGTGGGTTAAGCTTCCAAATTCTAATCGGATTTTCGGAGGCCGCACGCCTTTGGAATACATGACTAGAGGTGGGGTGCCCGCCATGCAGATTGTGCGGCGCCTGCTCGATGCCCGTCGGGGTGGTTTGTGA
- a CDS encoding c-type cytochrome — MRNKLFCNECHFQSGTAAYAAPMIDMARLFPMFNKRAGHAISLQNRIRECFSRSEAGKPLPLDSPQMNALVA; from the coding sequence GTGCGAAACAAATTGTTCTGCAACGAGTGTCATTTTCAGAGCGGCACAGCGGCATACGCAGCGCCCATGATTGATATGGCGAGGTTATTCCCCATGTTCAACAAGAGAGCAGGACACGCTATCTCCCTCCAGAACAGGATTCGGGAATGCTTCTCTCGCAGCGAAGCTGGTAAGCCGCTGCCCCTTGATAGCCCGCAAATGAATGCCTTGGTTGCCTAG
- a CDS encoding substrate-binding domain-containing protein: MFIGGNQLFVLPQLVAAFERQHPELMGHIYYETLPPGILRRQIAADDTLTLDNLTIQVKPDVYEAGVRAVRQMELNGKLSGVVEYATNDLEIMVPAGNPKHIESLKDLVRPDIRLSMPNPKWEGVTNQIVASLRKVGGEKLYQAVYQNKVKNGQTILTEIHHRQTPMRIMSKQVDAGVTWASEVRFQMRIGNPIQGVEIPENQNVTAIDAGGVMNNAPHPMAAAQWLAFLKSPEAQDVYHQYGFRSLPALSH; this comes from the coding sequence ATGTTCATCGGAGGCAATCAGCTCTTTGTGCTTCCTCAACTGGTTGCGGCTTTTGAGCGGCAGCACCCAGAACTGATGGGACATATTTACTACGAGACGCTGCCTCCCGGAATCCTGCGCCGGCAGATCGCTGCCGATGACACACTCACACTGGACAATCTCACCATTCAGGTGAAGCCCGACGTATATGAAGCCGGAGTACGCGCCGTCCGCCAGATGGAGCTTAACGGCAAACTGAGCGGCGTCGTGGAATACGCGACCAATGATCTGGAGATCATGGTTCCGGCTGGAAATCCTAAACACATCGAGTCACTAAAAGATCTGGTGCGGCCCGATATCCGTCTCTCCATGCCGAATCCAAAGTGGGAAGGCGTAACAAACCAGATTGTCGCTTCGCTGCGCAAGGTCGGAGGCGAAAAACTGTATCAGGCGGTCTATCAGAACAAGGTCAAGAACGGCCAGACGATTCTGACCGAAATCCATCACCGGCAGACTCCCATGCGCATCATGAGCAAGCAAGTAGATGCGGGTGTGACCTGGGCCTCTGAGGTTCGCTTTCAGATGAGGATCGGAAATCCGATTCAGGGTGTCGAAATTCCGGAAAATCAGAATGTTACGGCAATTGACGCTGGCGGCGTCATGAACAATGCTCCACACCCCATGGCCGCTGCGCAGTGGCTGGCCTTTCTGAAGAGCCCGGAAGCGCAGGATGTCTATCACCAATATGGGTTCCGCTCACTACCGGCATTGTCCCATTAG
- a CDS encoding RNA polymerase sigma factor: MSTTDVIVNESICEAVLVSEARAGRHDAFDELCRRYSSRLMGSIRRLLQDRCDAEDALQETFLSVFTHLKNFQGRSSLSTWMTRVAVNAALSRLRKSRGTMVSIDEAGEESGLALSSVLQDGALDAERRLIQAQQEELLAKAIAQLPSLLRSVLELRIRDGYSGKQIAAKMDISESAVKSRLGRAYLLLREGQYSGAHAFPRPAAPRCRLSPI, translated from the coding sequence ATGAGCACCACAGACGTCATCGTTAACGAATCCATCTGTGAGGCGGTTCTGGTTTCAGAGGCAAGGGCTGGAAGGCACGATGCTTTTGATGAGCTATGCCGACGCTATTCGAGCAGACTGATGGGAAGCATCCGCCGGCTTTTGCAGGACCGATGTGATGCGGAGGATGCACTCCAGGAGACGTTTCTGAGTGTGTTTACTCACCTGAAAAATTTTCAGGGGCGATCCAGCCTTTCCACCTGGATGACAAGAGTCGCAGTCAATGCTGCTTTGTCGCGGTTGCGCAAAAGCAGGGGCACAATGGTCTCTATCGACGAAGCCGGAGAAGAATCTGGGCTGGCGCTGAGTTCTGTTCTGCAGGATGGCGCGCTAGACGCGGAGCGGCGACTGATTCAGGCGCAGCAGGAGGAGCTTCTGGCAAAGGCCATCGCTCAGTTGCCGTCATTACTTCGTTCCGTGCTCGAACTGCGCATTCGGGACGGATACTCGGGCAAGCAGATTGCCGCGAAGATGGACATCTCCGAATCGGCTGTCAAATCGCGCTTGGGCCGGGCCTATCTGCTTCTTCGCGAGGGGCAATACTCTGGAGCGCATGCGTTCCCTCGACCTGCAGCTCCCCGGTGTCGCCTGTCTCCGATCTGA
- a CDS encoding alginate export family protein, producing the protein MLNFPRFTISTNDRSAATEEAEPFFSKDFSTPARLHFYKRFRMLGLLAVCMAPCLMSYAQTQTYADYPRTRGGVEQWKQDDIPSWLSLDGQIRLRTEDFTSYQYTPGNDRIYDLTRIYGGLTVRPTSHLTGYAQFIDAHALGLPVNIVGPTMRDAFDLRQGYLEYHNEDNNFRLYAGRKELRYGSERVVGISDFTNVSRSWDGFFGHFGDRTDKNNVDIFSTSVVKINPTSLDTHGAGLTFHGVYGTIGSWIPNTVLQPFVLVRALPRVESQQGIYGSEVETTFGAETEGRLPAGFEYDILGDLQRGSYSNDSIHAGAGIVKVSHLFDSLPWKPRLGGEYDYATGNPHRNPNRIGTYDQQYPSDHNAFGLFDLFGFQNIEQRRVNLDLGPTKNLSLLFQGEAIGVASRFDSVYNTGAGVVVHAPTHGFATSGIGDAFDASAKYVFHHYWVVNAGVAHLFPGSLLSANDHGAPLTYSYFGITYRFSAGK; encoded by the coding sequence ATGTTGAACTTCCCCCGATTCACGATCTCGACAAATGACAGAAGTGCTGCCACGGAAGAGGCAGAGCCATTTTTCTCAAAGGACTTTTCAACCCCGGCCAGGCTGCATTTCTATAAGCGATTCCGCATGCTCGGCCTGTTGGCCGTCTGCATGGCGCCGTGCTTGATGTCATATGCCCAGACACAGACCTACGCGGATTACCCGCGGACCCGAGGCGGGGTTGAGCAATGGAAACAGGATGACATTCCTTCCTGGCTGAGTCTGGATGGGCAGATCAGGCTCCGCACCGAGGACTTTACCTCCTATCAATATACCCCAGGCAATGACCGGATCTACGACCTGACCCGCATTTATGGCGGACTCACAGTTCGCCCTACCTCCCACCTCACTGGCTATGCGCAGTTCATTGACGCACACGCTTTAGGGTTGCCAGTGAACATTGTCGGACCGACTATGCGCGACGCCTTCGATCTGCGCCAGGGCTATCTTGAATACCACAACGAAGACAATAATTTTCGGCTGTACGCAGGCCGGAAGGAGTTGCGGTACGGCAGTGAACGCGTCGTCGGAATCAGCGACTTCACCAATGTCAGTAGAAGCTGGGATGGATTCTTTGGACATTTTGGTGACAGAACGGACAAGAACAACGTCGACATCTTCAGTACCTCGGTCGTTAAGATTAATCCTACTTCGCTGGATACGCACGGGGCAGGGCTGACCTTTCACGGCGTCTATGGAACCATCGGTTCGTGGATTCCAAATACCGTGCTCCAGCCATTTGTTCTGGTCAGAGCCTTGCCGCGTGTGGAGAGCCAACAGGGAATCTACGGCTCAGAGGTAGAGACAACATTCGGAGCTGAAACGGAGGGCCGTCTCCCTGCGGGGTTTGAGTACGACATTTTAGGAGACCTGCAGCGCGGCAGTTACTCGAACGACTCTATTCATGCCGGCGCAGGTATTGTAAAGGTCTCCCATCTGTTTGATTCTCTTCCGTGGAAGCCCCGGCTTGGCGGAGAGTATGACTACGCCACCGGCAACCCTCATCGGAACCCCAACCGCATCGGCACCTACGATCAGCAATATCCCAGTGACCACAACGCTTTTGGCCTCTTTGATCTCTTTGGCTTCCAGAACATCGAGCAGCGAAGAGTCAATCTCGACCTTGGGCCGACAAAGAATCTCTCGCTGTTGTTCCAGGGGGAAGCCATTGGCGTCGCTTCACGGTTTGACAGTGTTTATAACACTGGAGCAGGAGTTGTAGTGCACGCTCCAACCCATGGCTTTGCCACCAGCGGAATTGGCGACGCCTTTGATGCGTCAGCAAAATATGTGTTCCACCATTACTGGGTCGTAAATGCCGGAGTTGCACACCTCTTTCCGGGGAGCCTGCTGTCGGCCAATGATCATGGGGCGCCCCTCACGTATTCGTATTTCGGTATTACCTACCGTTTTAGTGCGGGTAAGTGA